The Verrucomicrobiales bacterium DNA window TTCTCCGCCCTGATGGCGGAAGTGACAAAGGGGTGCTTACGCTTAATAGCGTAAGCTCTGATGCGCGGAATCAACGTTCGACTCATCTGTTGGTCGTATTCGTAAAGATTGTGGACAAGTGACTTCAACGCCACTGCTTGCGCGAAACCCTTAGATTTGTTGCGACCGACGCTGAGCATACCGAGAATCACATCATAATAAAAAATGCTTATCTGAACTTTGAGGGCGTAAAACTCCCGGGAGTCGGCATCGGAAGCAGCTTCATACTCGGCAACGCATCGGTTCAAAATGTCCTCCGCTTGCTGAACAGAATTTGAGAGCAGGAAAGGTTTTTGCATTTAGATTGATACGAATAATCCGTCGCCGTCCAAAACGTCAAAAGCTTTGCGTCACCGATGCTTCCCATCCCCCTTCCAAAAGTCAATTTACGGCCTTGACCGGTTACTTACGATAATGTATTTTATCACAAGTAAAGGCAATGCCATGACAAAACGCTCTACCGCGACCGCAAAAGCGCCCCTCACCATCGGCATCCGTTTTGTCGTCGCCGAGCTTCCAAGTCTTCCTCCGGTTGAGATCACGGGGAAGGGGAGGCAGCACTGGCAGGTTACCGAACTGGCCGCAGATGGCACCCTTACCCGCACGAGGTATCGGTTGGCGAAAAGCGCGATTGTGGGAAAGACCATTCGGATCATCCCGCCAGGCGCATTGCCTTCCGATTTGATATCTTCGGTCATTGTCTCTTCGGCGCCGCTCCCAGCCACTAGGAACCCGGAACGCCTCCTTACGCGCGCTGAATACAAATCGCTCGCCGCCGTGCCACCGGAGGCCGAATGGTTTGCCAACATCGAGAACTCCAACACGCGCCGGGCCTATCGAAATGACCTCAAATCATTTATGCGCTTTGTTGGCATAGAGAAGCCTGACGAGTTTCGAACCGCCACTCGCGCCCATGTCATCGCCTGGCGTAAGGCACTGGAGGCCGAAAAGCTTGCGCCAGCTACCATCCGAAGAAAACTTTCTGCACTCTCCGACCTGTTTGACCACCTCTGTGAGGCCAACGCTATTACGCACAATCCCGTGAAGGGCGTAGCGCGACCAAAAGAAGGCTCCAACGAAGGAAAGACCCCGGCTCTTTCGGATGCTCAAGCGAAGCGTCTTCTTCAAACGCCGGATGCCACGACACCAAAGGGCAAGCGGGACCGCGCGATTCTCGCCGTCCTTTTGTTCCATGCGCTAAGACGTGCTGAACTCTGCGGTTTACGCGTGAAGGACTACGCCATTCGCCGAGGCGTGCAGACCCTCGCCGTTCACGGCAAAGGAGGTAAGATTCGCTACGTCCCGGCGCACCCGGTAGCTGTTGCTGCAATTGAGGAATATCTCGATGCCGCCG harbors:
- a CDS encoding tyrosine-type recombinase/integrase; the encoded protein is MYFITSKGNAMTKRSTATAKAPLTIGIRFVVAELPSLPPVEITGKGRQHWQVTELAADGTLTRTRYRLAKSAIVGKTIRIIPPGALPSDLISSVIVSSAPLPATRNPERLLTRAEYKSLAAVPPEAEWFANIENSNTRRAYRNDLKSFMRFVGIEKPDEFRTATRAHVIAWRKALEAEKLAPATIRRKLSALSDLFDHLCEANAITHNPVKGVARPKEGSNEGKTPALSDAQAKRLLQTPDATTPKGKRDRAILAVLLFHALRRAELCGLRVKDYAIRRGVQTLAVHGKGGKIRYVPAHPVAVAAIEEYLDAAGHRAELTSPLFRPVKNNATNTLSKAISGSAIYTDIVKRYAKDAGIPSESIRPHALRTTAATNALEHGADIAEVQQWLGHSNISTTRLYDKRVSRAEDSPTFKVEY